A stretch of the Capsicum annuum cultivar UCD-10X-F1 chromosome 8, UCD10Xv1.1, whole genome shotgun sequence genome encodes the following:
- the LOC107879925 gene encoding basic form of pathogenesis-related protein 1-like — protein MKYSNLVACFIITFSIFHSSQAQNSPQDYLNAHNEARREVGVGPLTWDNRLAAYAQNYANQRIGDCGMIHSHGPYGECLAFAFPDLDANYAVKLWIDEKQSYDFKSNTCAPGQVCGHYTQVIWRNSVRLGCARVQCNNGWYFITCNYDPPGNYIGQRPLGEVETEAEQPSYDFTSEPPTDV, from the coding sequence ATGAAATACTCCAATTTGGTTGCTTGTTTCATTATTACCTTTTCTATATTTCATTCATCACAAGCTCAAAATTCTCCTCAAGATTATCTTAACGCTCACAATGAAGCTCGTAGAGAAGTTGGAGTCGGCCCTCTGACATGGGACAATAGGTTAGCAGCCTATGCCCAAAATTACGCAAATCAAAGAATCGGTGACTGTGGGATGATCCACTCTCACGGCCCTTACGGCGAATGCCTAGCCTTCGCTTTCCCCGATCTCGATGCGAATTATGCCGTGAAGTTGTGGATCGATGAGAAGCAATCGTATGATTTTAAATCGAATACTTGTGCACCAGGACAAGTATGCGGACACTATACTCAAGTGATATGGCGTAATTCGGTACGTCTTGGTTGCGCCAGGGTTCAATGCAACAATGGGTGGTATTTTATAACGTGCAATTACGACCCACCAGGTAATTATATAGGACAACGTCCGTTAGGTGAGGTTGAAACTGAAGCTGAACAACCATCCTACGATTTCACGTCAGAACCTCCAACTGATGTCTAA